Genomic segment of Citrus sinensis cultivar Valencia sweet orange chromosome 7, DVS_A1.0, whole genome shotgun sequence:
CTCGCTAGTTACATCACTAACTAATTTTGTGCTGAATGAGATCACTAAACTAATCTGAAGTTGTATCTCGTATATATCATGAGTTGATTGTATTGCTGAGACTGAGAGCCGAGGGTAAACAATTGAAAAATCGATGAGACGAGGCATAAGACGGTTACCAGATGGGCAAATGCTTGTAATTTTGTCCAACAGAAAGAGCCCAAACAAGCCCATGGTTCATTAAACCCATCAATTCACAAAACCCTCGCTGGCGACACGGAGCCGAACCAAAACCTTCATTTTCTGTGGGACGCCAGCCAACACCGAAACAACCATGACGCTGTGGTGCCGCACTGTTCAAAAGGTGGCACACAACTCCAGGACACCGTTTTCACGGACCACTTCGTATTACCACACCATTCAAGCCATCCCCAGAGAGTGCACCGGCAGCCGAGTCTCAGCCAGGGATCGATCCCAGGGTCGAATCCCAGCTGTCGTTTTCGCGCAGGACCTGCTTGATCAAAATACCGACAGAAGATCACCGTCCAGGAAACAAATCTTATCCACCGAAAGAAAGCAGATTCACTCCATCCTCAAGTCCGTAGAACTCCCCTTCTTTTGCTCCACTACTTTCCCGCTGCAGATCCGTGCCGGTTCTGGGTCGTCGGTTTTGCTTGATTCAGGAAAAGTGCTTCCCATTAAGGTAAAACCCGTCtgcttcattttattttggtttttacatagtgtttgaaattttttctgttttcgTGGGTAGGTTCATAGAGATGAAGAGACTGGGAGAATATTGAATTTGGTTTTTGTCTGGGCTGATGATGGAACGGAGTTGAAAGTTGATGTGCCTGTTGTCTTTAAAGGAGTAGAGAGCTGTCCTGGTCTCAAGAAAGGTAAAACTGCTTAGCTTTTAATTGTATGAACTGTCACTGTAGGTATTGAAGATTCAGTTAGTTAAGTTGTTAAATAACTGAAGATTTTAGACTACTGTAAGATGTTATGCAGTTGACATTGGATAGGGGGAGGGCatgaattatgatttttgATGATTAGAGCTCTTAGAGTGTCTAGGCGAACAATGTCATACATGAACATGAAATGCACTAAAGCAAGTGGGGCTTCTTCCAACACACTTGCCGTGCAAGCTCTTCTGAATCAATGGTGTAATCTCTAGGAACTTGGAGATTTAGATTTACGTTTAATTCCCTATACGTatgcatattttatgttatgctAGATAAATGTCAATAGATTCTGTTCCCTCTTAAAAAGAGGATTACATTGTCAAATGAActttttcccaaatttctaGAATTTCCTATTCAATAGCTCGTTATCGTTATTTCAGCACATACAATGTGATGGAAATTTTCTAGTAAAACATCTGCCTTAGATTAACTTTCATTGCATGCCAtgtaaaacatttttttctcttattataaacatggttaaattttaattgtgaaCCTAGCACCAACAAACTATATTAAGTTTTTGATGACTTATCTGATAATTTACCCTGTCTTACCCAAATAAATCCCTGTGCTTCTTTGACTTTCTTGTCTAATAATTCTTAGAAGATTTTTTAAAGGTGCTTTCTTTGCTTTTCAAACCGTCACCGCTCGTTTTGGTTTACCCTGTAAGCAACCATTTTGTGttcataaaagaaatcaacttTTTATATACAAGGTCACTTCTCTTCATTGATTGTTCAGATTATTGGTGTTGAACTGTCTCTTTCAGCTGTGCTGCCCCAACTTTCAATTATCGCGTGCTTCTTTGTAGTTAGTTAGTATACTTAGATTACCGTTCTGCTCACTTTCTTATATTCATAAGTTCATGGAAGAGAAAGCATAAAATTTTCCCTTACTTGAAACTGTAAATATGAGATTGAAACTGTAAATATGAGGTAAACTATCATGATGCAACAAAATGGTATGTAACTTAGTTAAACTTTGGCAAAATGGATGCTTCTGGTGCACATATTAACGACAGATAGAACAATTATCGCAGCTGCTGAAGTCTGATCCAATATAAGGAGATTTTCCTGCAATATTCTTCCTGATTTGTGAAACAGTTACCATATTTTTTTGGTGCCAatataatgtgttttgaaGCATTAACAAACAATGCCCAAACtcattcaaagaaaaatactagAGTGGTTGGCTACATTGTTCAGTTTTCTCATTGATATCCTTGTGTTTTGTTCTGTGCTGCAGTCAttgcattaattttgtatattacCTTGCATAGTATGAGATTGCTTATTGTTTCTAAAAAGTGTCTGTCTACTGCCACTTTTATGCCATAACAGGGGgatatttgaaaagtattaGAACCAGCTTAAAATATCTGTGCCCAGCTGAACATATTTCTCCCAAAATTGAGGTAGATGTCAGCAATCTCGATATTGGAGATAGAGTATTCATGAGCGACATTGAGGTTCATCCATCCTGGAAGCTTCTGAGCAAGAATGAGAAAATGCCTCTATGCAAGATCTCGGCAACTAAGTTGGAAAACCCAGAACCTGCAGTGATGTAGGCACTGAAGTGGAACTTGGGCAAGGTTTGCAGATTTATGAGTAGAATACCTAAGAGAAGAAgcggaaaaaaagaaatggggGTGggggttaaaaaaagaaagaaagaaagagatggAATAAGCCGGTTCTTTTAACCGGGCTTCAGGATGTGCTTTGGTTTCCGTGTAAAAGAAGGGACAATTAATGGTCAGagcttaaattaaaaaataccgGTTGTTCTGTAGCATTCGTGGATAGATTTCATTGCATgttatatttgataattttattatacaacTAGGTGAATGGTTGTATCATTCATTTTAGTATCTGCTTCTTTCTACCCCTTTTACCCCTTCAGTGTAATTTGACAGGAGCATAACAGCAACACCAATGGTCCTTTATAAGCGGCTGTGAATAGTATGGTTCTAGGAATCCATGTATTTTGGGTACTTTCATCGTATATGACTGTTGACTTTGCCTGGGAGTCTGCTAAAACATGGACTGGGTCTTGAAGAAGCTTCAGTAAACCACTGAATTAGAATTGATTCCTAATTAACAACTTGAATTTGATCAAGTAAACTGTAAAGCCATTGCTACATCCAGAGATTATCGTGTTAAATAACCACAcgccaaaaaacaaaatagagaCGAGGGAGCAATGATCTGCGGCGAATGTCCGCGCATGGTTCCCTAAGCGTCCGATGTAATGGACCCAGGACCCAGGACCCATTCAATTCAATACAAACATCTCTATGCTTTCAGTCAATGGATATACGCTCTGCTTTCGCGAGCATAATGTAAAAAGAACTATTCTCTTCTCCAAAGATTTTACTACTCTGATCTTTGATAGAATAATCACCACTTGGTTGGGATTCAAGAGGTAAAAGAAAGTGACAAGGTCATGTTTGGTTATGAAAATTAGTGTAGCATTACACCtccaacattaaaaatatgagGATACGGGTCGATGCCTGGAACTTCGACTAACTGCgataaatttagtttgtttATACATTTTCTACTTTATAGCTTCCTTTCTTAGTGAAACCACGATCATACGCATAATAATGTCACAGCAATGattcaatgaatttttagTCAACTATATAGAAACTATGCTGTGGATGCTAGTAAgtaggaagaaaataaaataaaatgaaaaaaggactggtttaattaattaattttatagaaGACCGACTGCGAAAGCGAACTCCCTGGCGCAAatccttcatcttcatcttctacCCACAACTTTCCAACCATCAACTTCAATAACATAAAGTGACTTGGCCGGGGagagaatttcattttctggccggtatttttcttttgttattttattttatttttcctatttttcgATAACTTTTTCATGGTGCAGCTTTGGTGCTCAGGTCAAGCTAATACACTTGTGTTGGAGCCGGTTGTATTGACTCTGATGATAGTGCGTGGAGATTCTAACGGCCCCAATGGTGGCAGTcttaaatatatgattttcaagaaattatttagatGATATTACTTTTGGTGAGGCAATGGCCTTGCCTTtaggtttttaatttattagtgaGATTGATTTGTCTCTGTCGATTGTTTAGTTGACCTTGTTTATGCGTTGTACTTTGTAGGTTTTTCAGTTCAGATTAGTTATGTCCTAAAGGTTTATAATCAGTTAGTGGATGACTTGGTTTTATTGTATAGAAAACAGCTTTTTCATCCCACTTGattctttttcatattattctagttttcgttaaaaaaaaaaaaattatagtctTGTATGTGTTGTAAATATAGATTATAACAGAAAGTAAAGAATGagtaaaacaaatatataatgaatgaattataCTAAGCTTTTGTTATAAAGCCATTATTTCTCATACGTTATTTACAAAGCCAAATGGCTATATTTATAGAGCCATTCGGCCAATCAAAAAAATGCCAAGCTTAGGAAACGTGGCATGATTGAAAAGCCTACGTACTCTTCAGTTCACGTATAATTTCGGTTTCCGAGCTAATTAGCCAAATAGATGCATGCCATACATGCATAGCTATTTAATTTAACGATCAATACCCTTTCACCAAAGTTTACCGCTCACAATTGCCTGGTCAACTTTTGTCACGAAAGCACCAATGGGGTTTTCGTCTAATGGGATAAGTCTTGTACTTATAATGTTAGGTGTAAGGGTTTGATCCTCTATAAGAGCATTATGAAGGTTAGTTTCAGTATTCTctcaattatcaactaattgAGTGAAAACAATATCTCCattacgaaatgtgagtgaagTAGACATCTCTCGAATGAAATGTGAATGAAGTAGGCACCCCtgataattgagtggagactGTGTCTCCCTTACAAAATGTGAGTAAAGTAAGCACCACTCGAACGAACAAAATGTGGGTGAAGTAGGCACCCTTCGAATGTTAGATCAATGAGTTAATGTATGGTGGTGGTCCCAATTGTTTAATATGATCCCTTACAAAATGTGAGTAAAGTAGGCACCTCTCGAACGAACGAAATGTGGGTGAAGTAAGCACCCCTCTAATATTAGATCAATGAGTTAATGTATGGCGGTAGTCCCCGTTATTtagtatgattgtaaatattgtaattgtaaTGTCTGATATAATATTAGTAACAATCTGTATATAAcagaattcaaaaaaaaaaattgtcacaaaAGTGGCTATGCTAATTAGCTTTGATCTTCAAGATGACTTGGTTTATTAACCAATTACAACAAGAGGTGACTAAGCGCTAGCCAAACTAAGTAAGGGGTAACGGTGGATATAGACACTAATACcacaacaatatatatatataaacgaAAAAGTGGGTGTTTATATAGTTATTCTCATGTGCGAgtatactctttttttttttaatgaaaacacatattattaaactgtataatttaattaagtgaattttcaatacactataaaattatgaaattaaaaaatatatccttataaaaaaaattaggacgGTACTAGAAAAAGGTGACACTAAGTCACTAACACGCGCACACACATCAGATATGGTACAAGGAATAGGTGGAAGGTATCTGGCGTACCAATCATGtagatattatattatattttagggGAGAAGATATAGAGGAGCCTCGATTCGATTGAATTTGCTTGTCCTCCTCCCATAACGGAATTCACACGCGCCAGACGCAAAtgtaacagaaaataaaatatataacgGCAAAACGACGCTCTgcagaaagaaaagagaggagGAGGAGGGAAGAAACGAagaccaaaaaagaaaagagggaGAAAGGAGAGGCTTGACtttagttatattattatttgccCCCTCAAAACGGAGAGAATAGACCTTGGTAAGACCCCGCTTGGGCGGGTAACCGAACGGAGTACGTTGTAAACCGCGTTCTTGAATCAAACCACCTCCTCCGCATCCAATTCCAGTCGttacaaattcaaaaacacAATGCGTATCATTTGCTCCCATTTTCTTCCTCCTCCCTcgtaattgaaagaaaaataatgatagtgTCTGGCCAGCATGCGTTGGCTTCACAACATCTCTTTCTCCTCTGCACCTTCATCGTCCTCCTCTTCTCCCGTCTCCGCCTATTCTTCTCGCGCTAAACGAgattttttctatttgaaaaatagtcgaaaaattcattttaaaaatctcaacagcaataataataacaacagcAGCAACAGCAACAAAAAGAATTCGCGGGGGCCGAGGTTGACGAGGCAGAAGAAGCTACGGCATTTAAGCGATCAGGAGGTTGTCGGAGTAACGAGATTGGCAAACCCGGATGTTTCGGAGTCGGTATCGTCTAGagataataatagtaatgatCATTCCTCCTCGGCATTGAGGACGTCGACGTCTTCGCCGGTTCCGTTGCCGCTGCCATTACCCGTGCCCCTTCGCGTGGATGACGAGAGAGACCGTGACGGGCTTTCTGATAGAGATAGAGTAGATTGCGCTGCGCCTGACAGAGTTTCTAATTCTTCCTCTAATTCCCCTATCGCCAggtttccttttaatttctcttctcttcccTTCCCTGTTGGTTCAATTCGATAAATTAATTGCgtcaatttgattttgcactgtacattcataaaataaatttcttacTTATGGAATGGGGTATTATTACGCAAGATAATTAGGTGTTTTATGATTTCGAAATTGAAGAGCAGATGCGTGCggttatttctttttcatttcatttctatCTCCTGGCACCTGtgtaatatttcaaaaatcttaAGCATTCCAActattttagattatttgaattttcattcgTCGTTCCTActtcaataaatatttttctggcATGTTGTTGATCATATGCattttttgcattattgtcctGTTTCAGCGTGTTTTCTCGCCGTGTTGGGAGGAAGATGCCTGAGTTCTTTGACACGAAGTCATCTAGATCAGTGAATCTAGCGCTGAATTATGTAGAAAGATCTAGAGATAACTTCAGGCTTAATATTCCTGCTAAGAGTGCTCCTACTAGTCCATTCACAAGTCCTGTACGCAGCCCGCAAAGGAGTGTTGGTGGGATGTTTCAATATAAGGTTCCTAATGGAAATCAAGGATGGTCTGCCCCAGAGATGCCAACATTGGATATTCCTGGTCTTCCTCCCCCGGCATTCTTTGATTACACTGTTTTTAGCGCTGAAAGTTCTCCCTTTCACAGTCCTCGAAGCAGAAGTCCATGTCGAAATGCCATAAGCCCAAGTGGACCTTCATCGCCAATTCACTCAAAGTTGTCCCGTGAGAGTACTGTTCGTATTGAAGTTCACCCATTACCTCTTCCTCCAGGAGCAGCTGTGCTTTCACCATCAGCTACTATTCCACAAGTTGCTGCTAAACCTGAACCTTTGCCAATGAATAGTCAATGGCAAAAGGGAAAGCTTATTGGGCGTGGTACATTTGGCAGTGTTTATGTTGCCAGCAACAGGTATACAAGTTCTGAGTATCTTTATGCTAGTTTCTCTATATTGAGACAGCAAACACTCAACTTTGGTCTTTTCTCTTTGACAGAGAAACGGGAGCTTTGTGTGCGATGAAGGAGGTTGATATTTTTCCTGATGACCCAAAATCTGCAGAGAGTATAAAGCAACTGGAACAGGTTACTTTTCAGCatgatttcattttaaatgaaCTTAATTTACTACATGCATAAGAGTGATAGCAACCTAGTTGATTATATGGAGCCTACAGAGCACTTGTGGTTTTTATTTTGGGGGTATCTTTTGGTAGACAGTGAAAGATATTTCCCAACTATTCATCTAATCCATCCATTTCTTTCAGGAGATTAAAGTTCTCAGCCATCTGAAGCACCCAAACATTGTTCAGTATTATGGTAGTGAAATAGTAAGCAATCTTCCAGTTTCGTGTTTGGTGTCCTCCCTTATTGGAGCTTTGCTAGAATATCGTCAACTGACtgagaattcaattttatgcATATGCAGGTTGAggacaaattttatatatatctgGAGTATGTTCATCCTGGATCGATTAATAAATACGTCCGTGAACATTGTGGAGCCATTACAGAATCAGTTGTGCGCAATTTTACTCGTCATATTCTTAGTGGGTTAGCATACTTGCATAGCAAAAAGACAATCCACAGGTATAAGAGTGTGCTTTGCCGGAGAAGTTGATATTTTTCTCAGCTTACGATTAGTGTGGCAAAATTAAAGTATAGCAACTTTATATGTTTAGTTTTAAGTCAAGTATAGAATGAATTGTAATCATGGTAGCAGGAAAATTGTATTTTATCATGTTTATTCAGAGCCTTAGTGTTCTATTTTTATCTGGAAAACATAGGGACATCAAAGGAGCTAATCTGCTTGTCGATGCATCAGGGGTTGTTAAGCTTGCTGACTTTGGAATGGCCAAACATGTGagtttttagtaaatttttaattatctttatgtGCCAACCCAGAAACATGGTTGTGAACGCATGCCTGTGAGATCTTTTACAATTTAGTTATGTGCAACTGCAGTAACTTTCAAAGGGatcttctatttatttatttatattttgctattttcttttctcttcataGATATTCGGCGAGTTTTATTGACATTTTCTGAAGTGTATTTGTcaaaaatatgtatatttattgctttttttaatgtgattATATCATTTACTCTGGTGCAAGaagtaaagaagaaattacaTAGCATGCTTGAATATGAAAGGTAGATAAATTATATAGCATGCTTGAATATGAAAGgtagataaattattttgttgtgggCTCTGCTCTTGTGCCTGTGGGAAAATGTGATGGTATTGTCCTTGTGTAAGTACATGGTTATAGTCCCAATCTAAGGCTTGTGATCTTGTGTTATGAAACCCGTCTTGGGCAGTATTCTCATTTCGTTTGTCTATTACGTTCAAACGCTATTATATTACCAGTCAAATGTTTTTGTGTTACGACTGCTTTACATGTTAGGAATTCATGGGATTATTTGATGAACCCAGCACTTATTCTTTCTGATTCCTGTAATGAGCCAAATAATTTGGAGAATGATTATTTTGATTGGCTGCAAAAACACCAACTACATTATGGTGTCGTCATCATGCTCTTTATGTTGCTGTAATAATTCATAATCTAGAATGTaatgcattattttttttttctctcttctcacTGGAGCTTGAATTGTGATTCTTATTTGCAGCTTACCGGTCAAAAAGCTGATCTTTCTATGAAGGGAAGTCCATACTGGATGGCTCCAGAGGTACCTGCTAGTAGCTATTTCTACATTTTACTACATAAATTTTTGCAGCCTAGAGCCTCACCTCGctgaaataattattttttttcctgtagCTCATGATGGCTGTCATGCAGAAAGGTAAAAGTTCTGATAGTGCACTTGCTGTTGACATCTGGAGCTTGGGCTGTACAATTATTGAAATGTATACTGGGAAACCTCCCTGGAGTGAATATGAAGGGGTGAGCATCAACTGTTTcttaaacttatttattcaTTGTGACCGGCACTCACTGCATATTTCACTATGCCAAATTGCTATTACTGGCCATTGCTAAGAAAGTAACTCAGGGTTTTGAAGAACTTGGTTTTGCATCATTAAACTTCTTCTTGCTTGCTACTTCTACTGCATTAGTTACTCTTGTTTCCGTCAATCATATCTACTCTTTAGATTTGCTGCTGAAAGGCTTCTTTGCCTGCTAGGAAGAGAATCCTAAGTTTTCTTCCCAACAATAATCCATTTCATTCACccaaaattatgaattatttaatttccctTTTTACTGGTCTTTCTTTTATCCCACCCTCTGATAAATTGTTTAACATTCTTTTATTGATAAAGGCCGCAGCAATGTTCAAAGTTATGAGGGATACCCCAGCGATACCTGACAGTTTGTCACCTGAGGGCAAAGATTTTCTGAGATGCTGCTTTCAAAGAAATCCTGCAGAGAGGCCACCAGCAAGCCTGTTACTAGAACACCGATTTCTGAAAAACTCGCAACAACCCGATGTCCCTTCCTGCTCCCTGTCGTTTAGTGGGATGCAATTGACAGTAAGCTAAATAAGCCATTCCATTCCACTTCTTTTCCTTCAAATTTCATAGGGATTTTgagtccaaaaaaaaaaaaaaaaatttcatagggatttaaaatgtatttgtGTTGTCCTGACAGGAGAAACCGCATAGTCCAAGAGAGAAGGCTGACGCTAAATATGATCAAGTGGCAGCACTTTCAAGCTCACGAAGTTCAAGAAAGGCAACTTTGGAAAGGTAGCAGTTCGTTCCTCTTTTATCTTTCCTCTTGCCCCTTAACTAACTGAATCCTCCTCATTCTTCtcaaaattgttaattatttacttttgcgttattctttttctccagTGAAAATGGCCGACGATCCCATCTCGAAACTTCCGACTTGACAGTTGCCTCCACTTGTTCTCCACGTTCCACCCTCGAGGCTCTTCCTTGTTTATCTCCTTTGTATTCAGGACCCAGCACCCGTCATAGCAGTGCTTCTGCAATTGTCCTTGGCCTTATTGGTCGGGGTTCCAAAAAGAATCGCGTTGGAAGATGAAACGGAGGAGTGGACGTCTTGCGGCTTAGTTTCTCATAGGGTTTGTCAATGACACGGTAAAATACCTTGTTTTAGAGACCGATCGGCGCTGTGTCAGGGTAAACTTGACGCTTAATAGAGTGCTCTATTtgcatcatcttcatcatgaAAAGGCCCTCGAAGCTTCAAGCACCTTTTGTCCTGGAAGTATGAATATCTAGGTAGCCGGAAAGTAGAAGCAGGTTTTGTCACTACTCACTAACAATGATCTTCTGCAATTATGGAAgttcatttttatgttttttttttctttttttttcaggttAATATTCTTACCTCCATGTACACATTTTGACggattcaaaacaaaattttcagagAATAGGTTAAGTCTCCCATATGTAGTGGTCACTCTTTTTTACGAAGAATCCGATTCGGATGGGACAATCTGAGGGTCTCCATTGTTGGATTGTTCTctacatatatgtatataatctGTATTGTACTTACTATTTTTCAcattgaaagaaaagaaaggaaaagaagttcAAATACCCTATAGAAGTAGAAGCTTTCCCATTTTTCGTGTAATGAAGAATGCGTTATGTGTACATCTGTTGGTGGTGTTGTTATAATGTTATGGGATCCACGGCGGCCcaacaataattttctattttacgAAATCGAAAATGACAAAACTCGTCCTTAAAAAGACGTGCTAGTGCTGGTGCTGGATACATGGTTACGGGTTATTGGTTTGTCATTCTAACTTTTCTCGAAATTCCTCCATTGGAAATGGTATGTGTGGTCCACTGATGGAGTGACACTTGACAATTGCGGTAAGCATTAGCCCATTGGAACTCATGCGTGTTCCACAATTCCACATGCCCCTGCTAAAAGGGCCACATGAGAAACGACCAAGACTCTTTCAAAAAGTCTGAAAGCGATAATAATCCCCCACACTCTTTCCTAGGAAAAAACATGCTTAGGAACTATGCTCATTAGTGTGAGGGACACGGCTACCATGCAGGGCATAAAATCCCTGTATGGTACAGGGGCTGCCCTTGAGCCGTTGGATTCAGCTTATTTGAATCCAATGGCTGGGGTtttagtttgaaaaaaaaaagaaaaaaatgaataaaagtagaaaaaaatatgGCAACCGGTTCAACGGGGGTAGTTACAGTACGTAGAAAATTACCGTTGGATTGAATAGAGTGGATCCAATGGCTgagatttgttttattattcaataattaaaaaaatttgaaaaaacaaaccTGTAAAactgaaataaacaaaaaaaatccccACCACTCACTCACTCACCTCACCGTCACCACTCCCTCACCTCACACACGTCAAACACCTCACCACTCCTCACCTCACACGCGCCTCACCACGGCCATCAACGGTGGCAACTGAAGGAGTTCCTAGGCAACGATCAACGGCGGCAC
This window contains:
- the LOC102608950 gene encoding uncharacterized protein LOC102608950, translating into MTLWCRTVQKVAHNSRTPFSRTTSYYHTIQAIPRECTGSRVSARDRSQGRIPAVVFAQDLLDQNTDRRSPSRKQILSTERKQIHSILKSVELPFFCSTTFPLQIRAGSGSSVLLDSGKVLPIKVHRDEETGRILNLVFVWADDGTELKVDVPVVFKGVESCPGLKKGGYLKSIRTSLKYLCPAEHISPKIEVDVSNLDIGDRVFMSDIEVHPSWKLLSKNEKMPLCKISATKLENPEPAVM
- the LOC102608667 gene encoding mitogen-activated protein kinase kinase kinase 5; the encoded protein is MRWLHNISFSSAPSSSSSSPVSAYSSRAKRDFFYLKNSRKIHFKNLNSNNNNNSSNSNKKNSRGPRLTRQKKLRHLSDQEVVGVTRLANPDVSESVSSRDNNSNDHSSSALRTSTSSPVPLPLPLPVPLRVDDERDRDGLSDRDRVDCAAPDRVSNSSSNSPIASVFSRRVGRKMPEFFDTKSSRSVNLALNYVERSRDNFRLNIPAKSAPTSPFTSPVRSPQRSVGGMFQYKVPNGNQGWSAPEMPTLDIPGLPPPAFFDYTVFSAESSPFHSPRSRSPCRNAISPSGPSSPIHSKLSRESTVRIEVHPLPLPPGAAVLSPSATIPQVAAKPEPLPMNSQWQKGKLIGRGTFGSVYVASNRETGALCAMKEVDIFPDDPKSAESIKQLEQEIKVLSHLKHPNIVQYYGSEIVEDKFYIYLEYVHPGSINKYVREHCGAITESVVRNFTRHILSGLAYLHSKKTIHRDIKGANLLVDASGVVKLADFGMAKHLTGQKADLSMKGSPYWMAPELMMAVMQKGKSSDSALAVDIWSLGCTIIEMYTGKPPWSEYEGAAAMFKVMRDTPAIPDSLSPEGKDFLRCCFQRNPAERPPASLLLEHRFLKNSQQPDVPSCSLSFSGMQLTEKPHSPREKADAKYDQVAALSSSRSSRKATLESENGRRSHLETSDLTVASTCSPRSTLEALPCLSPLYSGPSTRHSSASAIVLGLIGRGSKKNRVGR